Proteins encoded within one genomic window of Acidobacteriota bacterium:
- a CDS encoding Uma2 family endonuclease, which yields MSSHPKHFYTLEEYFALERVGNSRYEYWDGDIVCMSGGSEAYGRITGNVHAELHAQLKKSACTPFNTEIPIKTPLLPPYRYPDASVACGTPNFEKIFGIDVLTNPVLVVEVLSPYTEAVDRKEKFEAYKAIETVREYLLIAQNAPLITHYVKQENHEWKRFDTADLTATLTLKAIGGTLAVSDVYAGVEFK from the coding sequence ATGTCGTCCCATCCCAAACATTTTTACACGCTGGAAGAATATTTTGCTTTAGAACGGGTGGGAAATTCCCGGTATGAATATTGGGATGGCGATATTGTGTGCATGAGTGGCGGGAGCGAAGCCTACGGACGCATCACCGGCAATGTGCATGCGGAGTTACATGCTCAATTAAAAAAGAGTGCCTGTACCCCGTTCAACACTGAAATTCCAATCAAAACACCATTACTCCCACCATATCGTTACCCGGATGCCAGCGTGGCTTGTGGGACTCCGAACTTTGAAAAAATCTTTGGAATTGATGTTTTGACCAATCCGGTACTGGTGGTTGAAGTTCTGTCGCCATATACGGAAGCCGTTGACCGAAAAGAAAAATTTGAAGCCTACAAAGCTATTGAAACGGTGCGGGAATATCTCTTGATTGCACAAAATGCGCCACTGATCACTCATTACGTCAAACAGGAAAATCACGAGTGGAAACGGTTTGACACGGCAGACCTGACCGCCACTTTAACCTTGAAGGCAATTGGGGGCACTCTGGCGGTGAGTGATGTGTACGCAGGTGTCGAATTCAAATAA
- a CDS encoding GIY-YIG nuclease family protein: MGNEGFVYILTNESMPSVIKIGRTQDVEGRVKTLSQSTSVPTPFKVIHQVRVSDCVKVETEVHQILTKQGYRVNKKKEFFHCSTSTAIETLNSICGYPVPQIEIENRNLPEHTSKPLDPFNRVRRSADSPQLKSASESEKATCGLLVVYFLIFSVVASYTVGKLIIAILKTLLSIN; this comes from the coding sequence ATGGGAAATGAAGGTTTTGTTTATATACTAACAAATGAGTCAATGCCTAGTGTTATTAAGATTGGACGGACACAAGATGTAGAGGGGCGTGTAAAAACACTGTCTCAGTCAACTTCAGTTCCAACCCCCTTTAAAGTTATTCACCAAGTCCGGGTAAGTGATTGCGTCAAAGTAGAAACAGAGGTACATCAAATTCTGACAAAGCAAGGATATAGGGTTAATAAGAAAAAAGAGTTTTTCCATTGTTCAACATCTACTGCTATTGAAACTTTGAATTCTATTTGTGGGTATCCAGTTCCCCAAATTGAGATCGAAAATAGGAATTTACCTGAACATACCTCAAAACCTCTTGATCCGTTTAATCGAGTGAGGCGATCCGCTGATTCTCCTCAACTTAAGTCAGCGAGTGAAAGTGAAAAAGCTACATGCGGTTTATTAGTGGTTTATTTTCTTATTTTTAGTGTGGTTGCTTCTTATACGGTCGGCAAATTGATAATTGCTATCTTGAAAACCTTACTATCGATAAATTGA
- a CDS encoding DUF393 domain-containing protein, giving the protein MKNLTVLYDINCELCTSIRTWLEKQPKYIEMLFVPAASEFARRRFPDLNHPATLQDLTVVSDKGDVYYGAKGWLMCLWALREYRHWSLKLAAPEYLPTVRRFVSMISRNRHRFRRSSLF; this is encoded by the coding sequence ACATCAACTGTGAGTTGTGCACCAGCATTCGAACCTGGCTTGAGAAGCAGCCAAAATATATCGAAATGCTGTTTGTCCCGGCAGCATCGGAGTTTGCCCGGCGTCGGTTTCCGGATTTAAACCACCCGGCGACGCTTCAGGATTTAACTGTGGTGAGCGACAAAGGTGATGTTTACTACGGGGCGAAGGGCTGGCTGATGTGTTTGTGGGCGCTGCGTGAATATCGCCACTGGTCATTGAAACTTGCAGCGCCAGAGTATTTGCCAACCGTGCGCCGGTTTGTTTCAATGATCTCGCGCAATCGGCACCGGTTTCGCCGCTCATCACTTTTTTGA
- a CDS encoding SUMF1/EgtB/PvdO family nonheme iron enzyme — MLPKLLSNRYLLIEKLGSGAFGETFLAEDTQSPSQRRCVVKRLNPTGACDFQLAKERFDREAVVLESLGEKNRQIPRLYAHIVENNEFYLVQELIEGPTLTQKLASQGPLSEAAVRGILVGLLPVLEFIHSQDIIHRDIKPDNIILRTKDTLPVLIDFGVVKEVTQLDAFGNPTSSVLAGTPVFMPLEQAAGHPMYSSDLYALGMTAIQLLTGKRLSEMQDRRKGTLNWRPHATGISLELSEVLNRATERYPQDRYETASEMLTALDQPRFQLDQRRVEPVVIPPPPVIVTPNPENPILGGMRKLFEGFSRKSGPPPPPPKRVEPQPRVQLPSEFKNSLGIEFVLIPAGEFQMGSTQFGDEKPVHKVKICQPFYLGKYQVTQAQWQAVMGSNPSYFKGEDLPVENVSWDKVQRFIKALNGRGDGPYQLPTEAQWEYACRAGTTGDYAGNLDEMCWYEGNSESKTHPVGQKKPNGWGLYDMHGNVWEWCQDWYDNGYSAKSAGSDPKGPSDGSARVYRGGSWFYTAIYCRSANRARNTPGTRNNDLGFRLVRTAR; from the coding sequence ATGTTGCCAAAATTGCTGAGCAATCGGTATCTGTTGATTGAGAAATTGGGTTCAGGTGCTTTTGGGGAAACTTTTTTGGCGGAAGATACCCAGAGTCCATCACAGCGAAGGTGCGTTGTGAAGCGGTTGAATCCAACGGGAGCGTGCGATTTTCAACTGGCCAAAGAACGGTTTGACCGGGAAGCTGTGGTACTGGAATCTCTTGGCGAAAAAAACCGACAGATTCCACGGTTGTATGCCCATATTGTGGAAAACAACGAGTTTTATCTGGTTCAAGAACTGATCGAAGGACCTACGCTAACGCAAAAGCTCGCGAGTCAAGGCCCCTTGTCCGAAGCGGCGGTGCGTGGAATTTTGGTGGGACTCCTGCCGGTATTGGAGTTTATCCACAGCCAGGACATCATCCATCGAGACATCAAGCCGGACAACATCATTCTGCGAACGAAAGATACTCTTCCAGTATTGATAGACTTCGGCGTTGTCAAGGAAGTCACTCAGTTGGATGCATTTGGGAATCCAACCAGTTCAGTTCTGGCGGGAACCCCGGTGTTTATGCCGCTGGAGCAGGCGGCAGGACATCCGATGTATAGCAGCGATTTGTATGCCTTGGGAATGACCGCCATTCAGTTGCTAACTGGAAAAAGATTGAGCGAGATGCAAGATCGTCGGAAAGGAACCCTGAATTGGAGACCTCATGCCACAGGTATCAGCCTGGAATTGAGTGAAGTCTTAAATCGGGCGACGGAGAGGTATCCTCAAGACCGTTATGAAACCGCATCGGAAATGCTCACGGCACTGGATCAACCGCGGTTTCAATTAGATCAACGTCGAGTTGAACCGGTGGTGATTCCACCGCCACCGGTTATCGTGACTCCCAATCCAGAAAACCCGATTTTGGGTGGGATGAGAAAGTTATTCGAGGGATTTAGTCGAAAATCAGGACCGCCACCGCCGCCACCAAAACGAGTTGAACCGCAACCACGGGTTCAGCTTCCCAGTGAATTCAAGAACAGTCTGGGGATAGAATTTGTGTTGATTCCAGCCGGAGAATTCCAAATGGGATCAACCCAGTTTGGTGATGAAAAGCCAGTGCATAAAGTGAAGATCTGCCAGCCGTTTTACCTGGGAAAATATCAGGTGACACAAGCGCAGTGGCAAGCGGTGATGGGAAGCAATCCGTCATATTTTAAGGGAGAAGACCTGCCAGTGGAAAATGTGTCATGGGACAAGGTGCAAAGGTTTATCAAGGCGCTGAATGGGAGAGGGGATGGACCCTACCAGTTGCCGACAGAGGCGCAATGGGAATACGCGTGTCGAGCGGGGACGACAGGAGATTATGCGGGAAATTTGGATGAAATGTGTTGGTATGAGGGTAATTCAGAAAGTAAAACTCACCCAGTAGGTCAAAAGAAACCAAATGGATGGGGGCTGTACGACATGCACGGGAACGTGTGGGAATGGTGTCAAGACTGGTATGACAACGGATACTCCGCGAAGAGCGCTGGGAGCGATCCGAAAGGTCCCAGTGATGGCTCGGCCCGGGTGTATCGGGGCGGCAGTTGGTTCTACACCGCCATCTACTGTCGGTCGGCGAATCGTGCCCGCAACACGCCGGGCACCCGCAACAACGACCTGGGTTTCCGCCTTGTGAGGACGGCTCGGTAA